The Candidatus Poribacteria bacterium genome contains the following window.
CATAAAAGGCCTCCTGGAATGATTTGCTCACTTATGTTATCTTATATCAGTCTCTTTTACCAGTAGAGTTACTGCAAAAGTCGAGTAATTTAGACAAACGTTTATATCATCGTCTGAAGGAGGGTGGCTGTCATCTGGGGCAAATTGAAGCTTATCCTATGAAGGTGAAAGACACTCTGCCCTTCATACTCATGGTGCTGATCAGCTTGGTATATCTTCTCCTCGTCAACGGCCACTGGAAACCCACATGGGATAGCGCCATATACATAACCGTCAGCAGGGCCTTGGCCACAGGACATGGCTACACCTATATGGGATACGCCCATACCAAGTATCCCTTCATGTTCCCGCTTCTGCTTGCGCCTATCACCGGCATCTTCGGATACAACTTCCTTCTGATGAGGCTTTTGATCGTGCTTACGGGATTGGGGGCGATATGGCTCACCTTCATCCTGATCAGAGGGATAGCCGGCACGTGGATCGCATTGGCGGTGATGGCCCTGACGGCGGCTTCATATCCGCTGATGCTCGAGGCGACAAGGGTCCTCTCCGATCTGCCGTATATGTTTTTCTCCATGCTCGCCTTGATCCCCATCCGACGGTATGGGGAGAAGAGAGATGCACTCAATAAGAGCGGGGTGATCACCTCGATTCTGATCTTGACATCCTATTTCACCAGGGGAGTAGGAGTGTCGCTTGCCGCGGCCGCCTTCCTGTACCTCCTCCTTGAAGGTGAATCAGGCGAGGGGTTTAGATTGAAACTGAGGAAGGCGGCTTTTATCGGCGTAACTTTCCTCATTCCGGCCCTTCTTTGGACGATCAGAAACCGGACTATAAGCCCGGAAAAACGGCTCCCATCGATCCTGAGGGAAAGCCTGGGATACGGGAGGGAGCTTATCCTCGTTAACCCGAGCGATCCATATTCCAGGACGATAGGATTTTGGGATCTCATCGTCAGGCTGCGTCGAAATATCGTTTATTATGAAGGTCTGATATCCAACATCGTGTCGGGTAGAGTCGGCGGAGAGGCTGCGCTCGCCCATGTCATTTCAGCAGTGGTGCTAATCGGACTGATATATTGCCTCATAAGGAGAAGAACGATCGTTGAGTATTACTTCCCGCTCTACATGCTGGTGTATCTGGCATGGCCCTCCTGGCAGGGCGAGCGCTTTCTCGTTCCGGTTATCCCCTTCATATTTTACTATCTCCTGAAAACCGCCGAGCTCATACTGATTTCGATCGAATCAGCCATCAGGTTGAAATTTTCCATTGGCGGGAAAACTCGCAGCTTGATGGGCAAGGCATCTCTCCTAATGCTCACCTTGCTCCTGATAGGGTTAAACCGAAACCCGGACCTCAACATCATCAAGGCGGAGCACGCCAAGCCCTATTACAGCAGGATCGTCTCGGATTTTCTGGATGTCAT
Protein-coding sequences here:
- a CDS encoding glycosyltransferase family 39 protein encodes the protein MKVKDTLPFILMVLISLVYLLLVNGHWKPTWDSAIYITVSRALATGHGYTYMGYAHTKYPFMFPLLLAPITGIFGYNFLLMRLLIVLTGLGAIWLTFILIRGIAGTWIALAVMALTAASYPLMLEATRVLSDLPYMFFSMLALIPIRRYGEKRDALNKSGVITSILILTSYFTRGVGVSLAAAAFLYLLLEGESGEGFRLKLRKAAFIGVTFLIPALLWTIRNRTISPEKRLPSILRESLGYGRELILVNPSDPYSRTIGFWDLIVRLRRNIVYYEGLISNIVSGRVGGEAALAHVISAVVLIGLIYCLIRRRTIVEYYFPLYMLVYLAWPSWQGERFLVPVIPFIFYYLLKTAELILISIESAIRLKFSIGGKTRSLMGKASLLMLTLLLIGLNRNPDLNIIKAEHAKPYYSRIVSDFLDVINWIRVNTPPETIVVSDRPSWVYLLSGRKTFSFPWVPNPNEVIGFIHGIGADYVIVNPISSVTKQYLVPSIERYREEFKEVYREGESVIYKVKSKG